The genomic segment GATCATGGAGAAAACCCGCTTCTGTTCGCCAAATTTCAGGTGCGTCTGGAAGCCGACCAGGTTATACATGCGCCCAGCCTCATCCTCTTTTCTCAGCTGTACAACGGCATACGGCCGGGTGCCGTCCGGTGCCGTCAGGCCGACGGGCTTGAGCGGCCCAAAGAGCAGCGTCTGCTCGCCCCGCTTTGCCATCACTTCCACAGGCATGCACCCCTCGAAAACCTCCTGGCCTTCAAACCCATGCAGCTGTGCGCATTCCGCGGAAATCAGCGCCTGGTAAAAGCCCTGGTATTCCTCTTTTGTCATGGGGCAGTTTAAATAGTCATCCGTCCCTTTCCCATACCGGGAAGCCGCAAACACCTTCTCATAGTCCAAGCTGTCTCCCATGACGATAGGCGCCGCCGCATCGAAAAAGTGCAGCCGCTCTCCGCCAATTTTATCCGCAATCTCCTGGGAAAGCGCCTCCGAGGTCAGCGGGCCGCTGGCCACAATGATGATGCCCTCCAGCCCTTCCAGGCTGGCCACTTCCCCCTCATGCAGTGTAATTCTCGGGTTCTTTTTTATCTTACTCGTAATATAGTCGGAAAATGCCGTGCGATCCACGGCCAGCGCCCCGCCTGCCGGGACGCGCGTCCTATCCGCCGCCTCCATGATCAGCGAATCCAGCAGCCGCATCTCCTCTTTGAGCAGGCCGACGGCGTTCTCCAGCCGATCCGCCCGCAGAGAGTTTGAGCAGACTAACTCCGCAAACCCCGGATAGCGATGAGCCGGAGTATAACGCTCCGGCTTCATCTCATATAGCTCCACGGCGATGCCCCGCCGGGCGATCTGGTGCGCCGCCTCGCATCCCGCAAGGCCCGCGCCAATCACATGAATTTTATGCTTCATCTTTTGTCTGCCCTTTGCCCTTCTTCTGGTTGCTCGGGCAATTCTCATTGCCGCATTTCTTATAAGTCCCCCGACCGCGCTTTAAGACCATATAGCTCCCGCAAACCGGGCACTTCTCCTCCACCGGCATATCCCAGGAGACGAAATCGCAGTTTGGGTAATTGTCGCAGCCATAGAAGATCCTGCCCTTTTTCGAGCGCTTCTGCACCACCGTTCCCCCGCATTTGGGGCAGGGCGTTTTGATGGTGTTCTTGATGGCCTTGGTGTTTTTGCAGGTCGGATAATTCGGGCAGGCGATAAACTCGCCGAACCGGCCGCTTTTATAGACCATCTCCGCGC from the Christensenellaceae bacterium 44-20 genome contains:
- the trmFO gene encoding methylenetetrahydrofolate--tRNA-(uracil(54)-C(5))-methyltransferase (FADH(2)-oxidizing) TrmFO, yielding MKHKIHVIGAGLAGCEAAHQIARRGIAVELYEMKPERYTPAHRYPGFAELVCSNSLRADRLENAVGLLKEEMRLLDSLIMEAADRTRVPAGGALAVDRTAFSDYITSKIKKNPRITLHEGEVASLEGLEGIIIVASGPLTSEALSQEIADKIGGERLHFFDAAAPIVMGDSLDYEKVFAASRYGKGTDDYLNCPMTKEEYQGFYQALISAECAQLHGFEGQEVFEGCMPVEVMAKRGEQTLLFGPLKPVGLTAPDGTRPYAVVQLRKEDEAGRMYNLVGFQTHLKFGEQKRVFSMIPGLEQAEFARFGVMHQNTYLNSPKLLDAFYRLRADENLFFAGQMTGVEGYVESAASGLYAGLAAAFQAEGRQMPALSGKTAMGALARYISSSPSADFQPMNITFGIIDPPEQRFRKKAEKNTYLSQRALEEVRGWAEGLAK